One region of Arthrobacter sp. StoSoilB22 genomic DNA includes:
- the bcp gene encoding thioredoxin-dependent thiol peroxidase, with protein MTQKLLVGTQAPDFALLDADGTKVSLSDYRGRNVIVYFYPKAATPGCTTEACDFRDNLASLQGKGYEVIGISPDAPEALSKFTGDFALTFPLLSDEDHKVALAYGAWGEKLVDGEIHEGLVRSTVVVDSEGTVKLTQYQVAAQGHVQALKEELGV; from the coding sequence ATGACCCAGAAACTCCTCGTCGGAACGCAAGCACCTGATTTCGCGCTTCTCGACGCCGACGGCACCAAGGTCTCGCTGTCCGACTACCGCGGACGCAACGTCATTGTGTACTTCTACCCGAAGGCCGCCACCCCCGGCTGCACCACCGAGGCATGCGACTTCCGCGACAACCTGGCCAGCCTGCAGGGCAAGGGCTACGAGGTTATCGGGATCTCCCCGGACGCCCCGGAAGCACTGTCCAAGTTCACGGGTGACTTTGCGCTGACCTTCCCGCTGCTCTCCGACGAAGACCACAAGGTTGCCCTGGCATATGGCGCCTGGGGCGAGAAGCTGGTTGACGGCGAAATCCACGAAGGCCTGGTCCGCTCCACCGTCGTGGTGGACAGCGAAGGCACTGTGAAGCTCACCCAGTACCAGGTCGCAGCCCAGGGCCACGTCCAGGCGCTCAAGGAAGAGCTGGGCGTCTAA
- a CDS encoding SpoIIE family protein phosphatase, with the protein MVSPTPVRHAVVVEDDADIRGLLVLVLEQLDFVVTEAPDGLSGVEAVRRTNAELVTLDINLPDIDGMEVCRRLREFSDAYILMLTARADEIDRLNGLDTGADDYINKPFSPKELQARIRALFRRARTPSAPTEDTGQSDELARAAVVQQSLLPRETVRLNGYDVAGAFRPSRSVGGDFYDWYQTRDGMHLTFADAMGKGMGAALIAATVRAVMRSVTDTPAIDAAFGSASATITSDLDHSGSFVTMFHARLDSASGKLSYIDAGHGLALHVPAEGAARRLVSAGPPVGILDDQLWPASELQLEPGDSLVIVSDGVLDAHDSLEEFQRNVEKVARTGPTSDDVCAALLELAPASTAEDDVTAVVVRRKPHAEL; encoded by the coding sequence ATGGTCTCTCCCACGCCCGTGCGCCACGCTGTCGTTGTCGAAGACGACGCTGACATTCGCGGACTTCTTGTTCTCGTCCTGGAGCAGCTCGACTTCGTGGTGACAGAGGCACCTGACGGTCTCTCCGGCGTCGAGGCTGTCCGCAGAACCAACGCCGAATTGGTGACGCTGGACATCAACCTTCCGGACATCGATGGCATGGAAGTCTGCCGCCGACTCCGCGAATTCTCGGACGCATACATCCTGATGCTCACGGCCCGAGCCGATGAGATTGACCGGCTCAACGGCCTGGACACCGGTGCGGACGACTACATCAACAAGCCGTTCAGCCCCAAGGAACTCCAGGCCCGCATCCGCGCGCTGTTCCGCAGGGCGCGCACGCCTTCCGCTCCCACCGAGGACACCGGCCAGAGCGACGAACTCGCCCGCGCAGCAGTAGTGCAGCAGAGCCTCCTGCCGCGCGAAACGGTCCGCCTCAACGGTTACGACGTCGCTGGAGCCTTCCGTCCTTCGCGCAGCGTGGGTGGGGACTTCTACGACTGGTACCAGACCCGGGACGGCATGCATCTGACGTTCGCCGATGCCATGGGCAAAGGAATGGGAGCCGCCCTCATCGCAGCAACGGTCCGTGCAGTGATGCGCTCGGTAACTGACACCCCGGCCATTGACGCCGCGTTTGGCTCAGCCAGCGCCACCATCACCTCTGACTTGGACCATTCGGGGTCCTTCGTCACCATGTTCCACGCGCGGCTGGACAGCGCCAGCGGAAAACTCAGCTACATCGACGCCGGTCACGGGCTCGCGCTGCACGTTCCTGCTGAGGGGGCGGCTCGCCGCTTGGTTTCTGCGGGTCCGCCGGTGGGGATCCTGGACGACCAACTGTGGCCGGCTTCGGAGCTGCAACTGGAGCCGGGCGATTCCTTGGTGATCGTCAGCGACGGCGTGTTGGACGCGCACGATTCCCTGGAGGAGTTCCAACGGAACGTGGAGAAAGTGGCGCGCACCGGGCCTACGTCGGACGACGTGTGCGCCGCCCTGCTGGAGTTGGCACCGGCGTCAACCGCTGAAGATGACGTAACCGCCGTCGTCGTACGCCGAAAACCACACGCAGAACTGTAG
- a CDS encoding winged helix-turn-helix domain-containing protein produces the protein MAVNAYGPPPSRGPAARGVSARRSGLNPRNLNDRNGLTAHGLALWVNPAEGDEIDPEVWERAARLVLARAMKLAPEAEVRIWPATGAEHSGVGDTSWGGTPQEAADAGTNDSLSLADALADARSDARAAGNSPSNGQFTSAREGDLSGGGGRTETGRGGRTETGGSTAVEPVTLASRRSQLAVDLAAEVVLLDGEPVAFTGMEYKLLRYLVVNCSRAISREELQRFLESFDLPGAAFRSIDVYVGRVRRKLGSARHTVATVRGGGYQFVPGPYATVRGPAEYSI, from the coding sequence ATGGCAGTCAATGCCTACGGGCCCCCGCCGTCGCGAGGACCCGCCGCACGCGGCGTCTCCGCGCGGCGCTCCGGCCTGAATCCTCGGAACCTCAACGATCGGAACGGCCTGACAGCGCACGGGCTGGCCCTCTGGGTCAACCCCGCCGAGGGCGACGAAATCGATCCTGAAGTCTGGGAGCGGGCAGCACGCCTTGTGCTGGCCCGTGCCATGAAACTTGCCCCGGAGGCGGAAGTCCGCATCTGGCCCGCCACCGGGGCAGAGCACTCCGGCGTCGGCGACACTTCCTGGGGCGGCACTCCGCAGGAAGCCGCCGACGCCGGTACCAACGATTCGCTGTCACTCGCCGATGCCCTCGCGGACGCCCGTTCGGACGCCCGCGCTGCCGGAAATTCACCCTCCAACGGACAATTCACCAGCGCACGCGAGGGTGATTTGTCCGGCGGAGGGGGACGCACCGAAACCGGTAGAGGGGGACGCACCGAAACGGGCGGCAGCACCGCCGTCGAGCCCGTAACGTTGGCGAGCCGCCGCAGCCAACTTGCGGTGGACCTCGCCGCTGAAGTAGTGCTGCTGGACGGCGAGCCGGTTGCCTTTACTGGCATGGAATACAAGCTGCTCCGGTACCTGGTGGTGAACTGCTCGCGCGCCATTTCACGTGAAGAATTGCAACGCTTCCTGGAGTCATTTGACCTCCCCGGCGCGGCATTTCGCTCGATCGACGTTTATGTTGGAAGGGTGCGGCGGAAGCTAGGCTCCGCCCGACACACCGTCGCCACCGTCCGTGGCGGCGGCTACCAGTTCGTGCCAGGGCCCTATGCCACAGTGCGCGGACCTGCGGAATACAGCATCTAA
- a CDS encoding STAS domain-containing protein — protein MQFSYEVKDSYAEVKSVGRLNMVAAPKLREVVNEVVAGGSSRVVVNLAETDFMDSSGLGALIGCLKAARQAGGDLRIAGVQPQVKMVLELTNMDRVLTAYPSAEEAFGDD, from the coding sequence ATGCAGTTTAGCTACGAGGTCAAAGACTCCTACGCGGAGGTGAAGAGCGTGGGCCGGCTGAACATGGTTGCTGCCCCCAAGCTGCGCGAGGTAGTGAACGAGGTGGTGGCCGGTGGGTCCAGCCGTGTTGTGGTGAACCTGGCAGAAACCGACTTCATGGATTCCTCCGGGCTCGGCGCCCTGATCGGCTGCCTTAAAGCCGCCCGACAAGCCGGCGGGGACCTCCGGATCGCCGGCGTTCAGCCACAGGTCAAGATGGTCCTGGAACTGACCAACATGGACAGGGTACTCACGGCCTACCCTTCAGCCGAGGAGGCGTTCGGCGATGACTGA
- a CDS encoding C2 family cysteine protease translates to MAGFYGADIAQLRALAKTMSRQSERMTSLSMELGNLISNAPWDGRDAVMFRTAWDSEHRPMLRKISSELQNQATELTRNADEQDKSSSGSSGADHSGRGDSNPPGDPGPLDPDKPDVDVPGDVRNDPDAGDPSDINQGQIGDCWLLAGIGSVAQVLEREGKLDEFLEEHMRPVGDPPTHWVVTLYEDGEPVEVTVEAKSVDGGVRGADGEPNWLSIYERAAAEHRGGSYDDIDGGFSNEAMELMTGQSADKDGELNFDDIEDKLADGQAISVGTEDVKDDDFDWVWESDEVNRTDVVPNHAYVVVDVKTNDDGEKVIVLANPWGPSGGYMEGDDDLKSGTLELTEDEYKENFDSVYSVDVK, encoded by the coding sequence ATGGCGGGATTCTACGGTGCTGATATTGCCCAATTGCGGGCACTCGCCAAAACGATGTCGAGGCAGTCCGAACGGATGACCTCGCTGTCCATGGAACTGGGCAACCTCATCAGCAACGCGCCGTGGGATGGTCGCGACGCCGTGATGTTCCGCACCGCTTGGGACTCCGAGCACCGTCCCATGCTGAGGAAAATCTCCAGCGAGTTGCAGAATCAAGCCACTGAACTGACGCGCAACGCCGACGAGCAGGACAAATCCAGCTCGGGGTCCTCAGGTGCGGATCACTCCGGGCGGGGAGATTCGAACCCTCCCGGCGACCCCGGCCCGCTGGACCCGGACAAACCCGACGTCGATGTGCCCGGCGATGTGCGCAATGACCCTGATGCCGGCGATCCCAGCGATATCAATCAAGGACAGATTGGCGACTGCTGGCTGTTGGCAGGAATCGGTTCGGTGGCCCAGGTGCTGGAGCGCGAAGGCAAACTCGACGAATTCCTCGAAGAACACATGCGTCCAGTGGGCGACCCGCCCACACACTGGGTGGTCACCCTCTACGAGGACGGCGAACCCGTGGAGGTCACTGTGGAGGCCAAGTCGGTTGACGGCGGAGTCCGCGGCGCCGACGGCGAACCCAACTGGCTCTCCATCTACGAACGCGCGGCAGCCGAGCACCGCGGCGGGTCCTATGACGACATCGACGGCGGCTTCAGCAACGAAGCCATGGAGTTGATGACCGGACAGTCCGCCGACAAGGACGGTGAGCTGAACTTCGATGACATTGAGGACAAACTCGCGGACGGCCAGGCCATCTCAGTTGGCACCGAGGACGTCAAGGACGACGACTTCGACTGGGTCTGGGAGTCCGACGAAGTCAACCGAACCGACGTCGTGCCCAACCATGCGTACGTTGTGGTTGATGTGAAAACCAACGACGACGGCGAAAAAGTGATCGTCTTGGCCAACCCGTGGGGACCCTCCGGCGGTTACATGGAAGGCGACGACGACCTCAAGTCCGGCACCCTGGAACTGACCGAGGATGAGTACAAGGAAAACTTTGACTCCGTGTACTCCGTGGACGTGAAGTAA
- a CDS encoding glycerate kinase: protein MRVVIAPDKFKGSLSAPDVAKHLATGLLAGFGHGIEATRIPVADGGEGTIDAAIGSGFTRRTTTVTGPLGEPVKADFAVRDQEAVIEMAAASRLALLPDGPTSETAKTATSIGTGELIRAALDLGCRKIILGVGGSANTDAGAGVLQGLGAVFLDENGNELPGGGAALAQLNSIDFSNFDVRVEATEFVLASDVDNPLLGASGAPAIFGPQKGATPDDVTSLDAALSHFVDVLSATTGQHAKFAAKAEGAGAAGGVGYIAIAALKAERRPGIDVVLEFTELEQRLKGADLVITGEGSLDEQSLLGKTPMGVSRAAQRNGVPVIAVCGRSTLSREQLTDAGFHTVHALTDLEKDVQKCIAEAGPLLEQLGKHIGVYLAERTENKEYLNV from the coding sequence ATGCGTGTTGTCATCGCCCCGGACAAATTCAAGGGCTCGCTGTCCGCGCCCGACGTCGCCAAGCACCTGGCAACAGGGCTGCTGGCGGGGTTCGGCCACGGCATAGAAGCAACACGCATTCCGGTGGCCGACGGCGGCGAAGGAACCATCGACGCCGCCATCGGCTCCGGCTTCACCCGCCGGACCACCACCGTCACCGGCCCGCTCGGCGAGCCAGTGAAGGCCGACTTCGCGGTGCGGGACCAGGAAGCTGTCATCGAAATGGCGGCGGCTTCCCGTCTCGCCCTCCTCCCGGACGGCCCCACGAGCGAAACCGCAAAGACCGCAACCAGCATCGGCACGGGCGAACTCATCCGCGCCGCGCTGGACCTCGGCTGCCGCAAGATCATCCTGGGTGTCGGCGGAAGCGCCAACACCGATGCCGGCGCAGGAGTCCTGCAGGGCCTCGGCGCCGTCTTCCTGGACGAGAACGGCAACGAGCTCCCCGGCGGTGGTGCCGCCTTGGCACAGCTGAACAGCATCGACTTCTCCAACTTCGACGTCCGCGTTGAGGCAACGGAGTTCGTGTTGGCGTCCGACGTCGACAATCCCCTTTTGGGGGCCAGCGGAGCCCCAGCCATCTTCGGTCCGCAGAAGGGCGCGACGCCGGACGACGTCACCTCGCTCGATGCGGCGCTGAGCCACTTCGTGGACGTCCTCTCCGCCACAACCGGCCAGCATGCCAAATTTGCTGCCAAGGCAGAAGGCGCTGGAGCAGCAGGCGGCGTTGGCTACATTGCCATCGCGGCGCTGAAGGCAGAGCGGCGGCCGGGCATCGACGTCGTGCTTGAATTCACTGAACTCGAGCAGCGGCTCAAGGGCGCCGATCTGGTGATCACCGGAGAAGGCAGCCTGGACGAGCAAAGCCTGCTCGGCAAGACCCCCATGGGTGTCTCCCGCGCGGCACAGAGGAACGGGGTTCCCGTGATCGCAGTGTGCGGGCGGAGTACCCTGAGCCGGGAACAACTCACGGATGCCGGCTTCCACACGGTCCATGCACTGACCGATCTGGAAAAAGATGTCCAAAAATGTATCGCTGAAGCAGGTCCGTTGCTTGAACAATTAGGTAAGCACATAGGCGTGTACCTGGCGGAACGGACCGAAAACAAGGAGTACCTCAATGTCTGA
- a CDS encoding glycosyltransferase family 2 protein, with translation MTRFWTRLIVLLTVILGVNYVAWRWMASLNWDAWWIAVPLVLAETYSLIDVMLFGLTVWNIKFRKPPPPAPADATVDVFITTYNEPLDLVMTTALAAKDIRWPHSTWILDDGNRPEMRELAESNGIGYVTRTADWTPDMPRHAKAGNLNNALMLTSGEYLLILDADQIPEPDILDKTLGYFNDDKVALVQTPQYFINVPADDPLGSQAPLFYGPIQQGKDGWNAAFFCGSNAILRREALMQLGLVGYVKATEKSIRRALAASRTAIKKARRSPEAENPLVEQMLNEVEAATESAQKELEAGASLSEITYRVRRQVDDAVRTLVAADFSALQSDLEEIAAMELAHVGESGVTTVASDAVDRMSGRDWSPLGALESVHAVLDAISVERTDEAQPIMPLATISVTEDMATAMRLHGLGWKSVYHHEILANGLAPEDLKTMLTQRLRWAQGTMQVLLRENPLVQRRLTWGQRLMYFSTMWSYLSGFAAVVYFAAPIIYLTLGILPVSSLSYDFFIRFIPFMVVNQLLFLVAGHGIPTWRGQQYSLALFPTWIKACTTAARNVWFGRPLGFAVTPKARQSGGPSWSLIRPQIIVAVLLAIALVVGLIRLLAGMSEPLGTLVNVAWVAFDLVVLSVLVKAVLYKGFEPEDVGPERPEERNADAV, from the coding sequence GTGACACGTTTCTGGACCCGGCTGATCGTTCTTCTCACAGTCATTTTGGGCGTCAACTATGTTGCGTGGCGCTGGATGGCCTCGCTGAACTGGGACGCGTGGTGGATCGCGGTCCCGCTGGTGCTTGCCGAGACATACAGCCTGATTGACGTGATGCTGTTCGGCCTGACGGTGTGGAACATCAAGTTCCGCAAGCCACCGCCCCCTGCCCCGGCCGACGCCACTGTGGACGTTTTCATCACCACCTACAACGAGCCATTGGACCTGGTGATGACCACCGCCCTGGCCGCCAAGGACATTCGCTGGCCCCACAGCACCTGGATCCTGGACGACGGCAACCGCCCGGAGATGCGCGAACTCGCCGAGTCGAACGGGATCGGTTACGTGACGCGAACCGCCGATTGGACGCCGGACATGCCGCGTCACGCCAAGGCGGGCAACCTGAACAACGCGCTGATGCTCACCTCAGGCGAGTACCTGTTGATCCTCGACGCCGACCAGATCCCCGAGCCGGACATCCTGGACAAGACGCTGGGCTACTTCAACGACGACAAAGTGGCACTGGTCCAGACCCCGCAATACTTCATCAACGTCCCCGCCGACGATCCCCTGGGCAGCCAGGCACCCCTGTTCTACGGACCCATCCAGCAGGGCAAGGACGGGTGGAACGCCGCGTTCTTCTGCGGCTCCAACGCGATCCTCCGCCGGGAAGCCCTCATGCAACTGGGCCTGGTGGGCTACGTCAAAGCCACCGAAAAGAGTATCCGGCGTGCCCTCGCGGCATCCCGGACCGCCATCAAGAAGGCCCGGCGGTCACCCGAGGCGGAGAATCCGCTGGTGGAGCAGATGCTCAACGAGGTTGAGGCTGCTACCGAGTCCGCCCAGAAGGAACTCGAAGCCGGGGCATCCCTCAGCGAAATCACCTACCGGGTCCGCCGCCAAGTGGATGACGCTGTGCGCACCCTCGTGGCCGCCGACTTCTCCGCACTCCAATCCGACCTCGAAGAGATCGCCGCCATGGAACTCGCCCACGTCGGAGAGTCGGGCGTGACCACCGTGGCGAGTGACGCCGTCGACCGCATGTCCGGACGCGACTGGTCCCCCTTGGGTGCGCTCGAATCCGTACACGCCGTCCTTGACGCCATCTCAGTAGAACGCACCGACGAAGCCCAGCCGATCATGCCGCTGGCCACCATCTCCGTCACGGAGGACATGGCCACTGCCATGCGCCTGCACGGCCTGGGGTGGAAGAGCGTGTACCACCACGAAATCCTGGCCAACGGCCTGGCGCCCGAGGACCTCAAAACCATGCTCACCCAGCGCCTCCGCTGGGCCCAAGGCACCATGCAGGTGCTGCTCCGCGAGAATCCGCTGGTGCAACGCCGGCTCACGTGGGGCCAGAGGCTGATGTACTTCTCCACCATGTGGAGCTACCTGAGCGGATTCGCGGCCGTCGTCTACTTCGCCGCGCCTATCATCTACCTGACGCTCGGCATCCTCCCGGTGAGCAGCCTCAGCTACGACTTCTTCATCCGCTTCATCCCGTTCATGGTGGTGAACCAACTCTTGTTCCTTGTGGCCGGGCACGGGATTCCCACTTGGCGCGGGCAGCAGTACAGCCTCGCGCTGTTCCCCACATGGATCAAGGCCTGCACGACGGCGGCACGGAACGTTTGGTTCGGGCGTCCCCTCGGGTTCGCGGTCACCCCCAAGGCCCGCCAGAGCGGTGGACCCAGTTGGAGCCTCATCCGTCCCCAGATCATTGTGGCGGTGCTGCTTGCCATAGCGCTGGTTGTTGGCCTTATCCGGCTTCTTGCCGGAATGTCCGAGCCCTTGGGCACACTGGTAAACGTGGCATGGGTTGCGTTCGACCTTGTGGTCCTGAGCGTTCTGGTCAAGGCAGTTTTGTACAAGGGTTTTGAGCCTGAAGATGTTGGGCCGGAGCGCCCCGAGGAGAGGAATGCAGATGCAGTTTAG
- a CDS encoding ATP-binding protein, translated as MTEVIARRGFHGPSNEEAIEAIHNELDALWDDASFVPDMDRMTFATAVIEAAANIVQHAEPVAEKPVEIDVDISVQPSRLIARVSAHNAREPFADDMQASMPDAEAESGRGLALIEALVTTVTFERQDGTNTWILTRNT; from the coding sequence ATGACTGAGGTCATTGCCCGCCGGGGATTCCACGGGCCGTCCAATGAGGAAGCAATCGAAGCCATCCACAACGAGCTTGATGCCCTCTGGGACGACGCCTCCTTCGTGCCGGACATGGACCGGATGACGTTCGCTACGGCCGTGATCGAGGCCGCCGCAAACATCGTGCAGCATGCGGAGCCTGTGGCGGAGAAGCCCGTAGAGATCGACGTCGACATCAGCGTCCAGCCCTCCCGGCTGATTGCCCGGGTCAGCGCCCACAACGCCCGGGAGCCCTTCGCGGATGACATGCAGGCGTCCATGCCGGATGCGGAGGCGGAGTCCGGGCGTGGGTTGGCGCTCATCGAGGCCTTGGTGACCACGGTGACCTTCGAACGCCAGGATGGCACCAACACCTGGATCCTCACCCGCAACACCTAA
- the allB gene encoding allantoinase AllB, with product MSEAIGAYDLVIRGQRILTTAGIAAREVGIRDGIIVAIEPLGNGLTGNEVIELADDETLIPGLVDTHVHVNEPGRTEWEGFASATRAAAAGGVTTIIDMPLNSIPPTTTVDGLEQKRVVAKDQAFVDVGFWGGAIPGNKADLRPLHDEGVFGFKCFLLHSGVDEFPHLDADEMEEDMAELKSFDSLMIVHAEDSHAIDRAPHPGGDHYETFLASRPRGAENKAIAEVIERARWTGARAHILHLSSSDALPMIASAKRDGVNLTVETCPHYLTLMAEEIPDGATAYKCCPPIREASNRELLWKGLQDGTIDCIVSDHSPSTLDLKDLENGDFAVAWGGVSSLQLGLSLIWTEARHRGIPLEQVVSWMAEKPAALARLHNKGQLALGYDADFSVFAPDEAFVVDVSKLKHKNPITPYDGRPLAGVVRKTYLRGSVIDGQNPGGKLLRRGNV from the coding sequence ATGTCTGAAGCAATCGGCGCCTATGACCTCGTTATCCGGGGCCAGCGCATCTTGACCACCGCCGGTATCGCAGCCCGCGAAGTCGGCATCCGCGATGGCATCATCGTCGCCATCGAACCCTTGGGCAACGGCCTGACGGGCAACGAGGTCATCGAACTCGCAGACGACGAAACCCTCATCCCAGGCCTGGTGGACACCCACGTCCACGTCAACGAGCCCGGCCGCACCGAGTGGGAAGGCTTCGCCTCCGCCACCCGTGCCGCAGCTGCCGGTGGCGTGACCACCATCATCGACATGCCGCTGAACAGCATCCCGCCCACCACCACCGTGGACGGCCTGGAGCAAAAGCGCGTGGTCGCCAAGGACCAGGCTTTCGTGGACGTCGGATTCTGGGGCGGTGCCATCCCGGGCAACAAGGCCGACCTCCGCCCGCTGCACGACGAAGGCGTTTTCGGCTTCAAGTGCTTCCTCCTGCACTCCGGCGTGGACGAGTTCCCGCACCTGGACGCAGATGAGATGGAAGAGGACATGGCTGAGCTCAAGTCCTTCGACTCCCTCATGATCGTGCACGCCGAGGACTCCCACGCTATTGACCGCGCCCCGCACCCCGGCGGCGACCACTACGAAACCTTCCTGGCTTCCCGCCCCCGCGGCGCCGAGAACAAGGCCATCGCCGAGGTCATCGAACGCGCACGCTGGACCGGCGCCCGCGCCCACATCCTGCACCTCTCCTCCTCCGACGCGCTGCCGATGATCGCTTCGGCAAAGCGCGACGGCGTCAACCTCACCGTTGAGACGTGCCCGCACTACCTGACCCTCATGGCCGAAGAAATCCCCGACGGCGCCACGGCGTACAAGTGCTGCCCGCCCATCCGTGAGGCCTCCAACCGCGAGCTCCTCTGGAAGGGCCTGCAGGACGGCACCATCGACTGCATCGTCTCGGACCACTCCCCCTCAACACTGGACCTGAAGGACCTGGAAAATGGCGACTTCGCCGTGGCATGGGGCGGCGTTTCCTCGCTGCAGCTGGGCCTGTCCCTCATCTGGACAGAAGCCCGCCACCGCGGCATCCCGCTGGAACAAGTTGTCTCCTGGATGGCTGAGAAGCCCGCCGCGTTGGCCCGCCTGCACAACAAGGGCCAGCTCGCCCTGGGCTACGACGCCGACTTCTCCGTCTTCGCCCCGGACGAAGCCTTCGTTGTGGACGTCAGCAAGCTCAAGCACAAGAACCCGATCACCCCGTACGACGGCCGTCCCCTGGCCGGCGTCGTCCGCAAGACCTACCTGCGCGGCTCCGTGATCGACGGCCAGAACCCCGGCGGCAAGCTGCTCCGCCGCGGCAACGTTTAG